From Cellulosimicrobium sp. ES-005, one genomic window encodes:
- a CDS encoding HAMP domain-containing sensor histidine kinase: protein MSRRTRRAGLTVRTRMLAAFLGLSALALLLAGGAAWFLQRGQIDARIDESLTRSANELAQLAESGVNPVTGEPFTSAEDVVVASIQLTVPAHNEGILGLREGRTPLVSQQEVRLRLEDDPELVATLSPLASGDDVVLRSPRTATAEYRALVAPVHTVGGAGAAAGQEPAALVLAYDRSAEHAEFAQVFRTYAVVALGALVLIGVAGWAVAGRLLQPIRTLSRTAQDIGETDLSARIPVTGNDDLSDLSRTVNGMLDRIEGAFDSQRRLIDDVGHELRTPLTVVRGHLELMDPHDATDASETRDLALDELDRMNRLVDDLVTLATAGRPDFVRPVDTDLGRLLDDVHDKVRTLGERRWLVDARADVAVRADAQRLTQALLQLAANAVKFSAPGSVVALGSAVSDDGTRVRAWVRDEGVGIAPEQQARVFERFAQATTPGAAHPEGAGLGLAIVAAIAEGHGGRVLVASTPGVGSTFTLDLPLVPVVAASPDAAGPTPGPHGSAPGRPPAPAPVAPTAPTVPSAPSAATPSLPPPDPGPPVPPDAAPDDRRPPSYPAPDGRTTR, encoded by the coding sequence GTGAGCCGCCGGACGCGCCGCGCGGGGCTGACCGTCCGCACCCGCATGCTCGCGGCGTTCCTCGGGCTCTCCGCCCTCGCGCTCCTCCTCGCCGGCGGCGCGGCCTGGTTCCTGCAGCGCGGGCAGATCGACGCGCGCATCGACGAGAGCCTGACCCGGAGCGCGAACGAGCTCGCGCAGCTCGCGGAGTCCGGGGTGAACCCCGTCACGGGCGAGCCCTTCACGTCCGCCGAGGACGTCGTCGTCGCCTCGATCCAGCTCACGGTCCCCGCGCACAACGAGGGCATCCTCGGGCTGCGCGAGGGCCGGACGCCGCTCGTCTCGCAGCAGGAGGTACGGCTGCGGCTCGAGGACGATCCCGAGCTCGTCGCCACGCTGTCCCCGCTCGCGTCGGGCGACGACGTCGTGCTGCGCTCCCCGCGGACCGCGACGGCCGAGTACCGCGCCCTCGTCGCCCCGGTCCACACGGTCGGCGGCGCGGGCGCCGCGGCCGGCCAGGAGCCCGCGGCCCTCGTGCTCGCCTACGACCGCTCGGCCGAGCACGCCGAGTTCGCGCAGGTCTTCCGGACCTACGCGGTCGTGGCGCTCGGCGCCCTCGTGCTCATCGGCGTCGCGGGGTGGGCCGTCGCCGGGCGCCTCCTCCAGCCGATCCGCACGCTGTCACGCACCGCGCAGGACATCGGCGAGACGGACCTGTCCGCGCGCATCCCGGTGACCGGCAACGACGACCTCTCGGACCTGTCGCGCACGGTGAACGGCATGCTCGACCGGATCGAGGGGGCGTTCGACTCGCAGCGGCGGCTCATCGACGACGTCGGGCACGAGCTGCGCACCCCGCTCACCGTGGTCCGGGGGCACCTCGAGCTCATGGACCCGCACGACGCCACGGACGCGTCCGAGACGCGCGACCTCGCGCTCGACGAGCTCGACCGCATGAACCGGCTCGTCGACGACCTCGTGACGCTCGCGACCGCCGGTCGCCCCGACTTCGTCCGCCCGGTCGACACGGACCTCGGCCGCCTCCTCGACGACGTGCACGACAAGGTCCGGACGCTCGGCGAGCGCCGCTGGCTCGTCGACGCGCGGGCCGACGTCGCCGTGCGCGCCGACGCGCAGCGCCTCACCCAGGCGCTGCTGCAGCTCGCCGCCAACGCGGTGAAGTTCTCGGCGCCCGGGTCCGTCGTCGCGCTCGGCTCGGCGGTGTCCGACGACGGCACGCGCGTGCGCGCATGGGTCCGCGACGAGGGCGTCGGGATCGCCCCCGAGCAGCAGGCGCGCGTCTTCGAGCGGTTCGCCCAGGCCACCACGCCCGGAGCCGCCCACCCGGAGGGCGCCGGGCTCGGCCTCGCGATCGTCGCGGCGATCGCGGAGGGCCACGGCGGCCGGGTGCTCGTCGCGTCGACGCCCGGCGTCGGGTCGACGTTCACGCTGGACCTCCCGCTCGTCCCGGTCGTCGCCGCGTCCCCCGACGCGGCCGGCCCGACGCCCGGGCCGCACGGCTCCGCGCCCGGACGGCCCCCCGCGCCTGCCCCGGTGGCGCCCACCGCACCGACGGTGCCCAGCGCGCCGTCCGCCGCCACCCCGTCGTTGCCGCCGCCCGACCCCGGGCCGCCGGTACCGCCGGACGCGGCTCCCGACGACCGCCGTCCGCCCTCGTACCCCGCCCCCGACGGAAGGACCACCCGGTGA
- a CDS encoding response regulator transcription factor, with amino-acid sequence MSQILVAEDETRIASFVAKGLRAAGYASTTVATGREALDLAGTGDFALLVLDLGLPDQDGFTVLRCLRETGNAIPVIILTARTSVTDTVAGLEGGADDYMAKPFRFEELLARIRLRLRSEPAGEVTVLTHGALSLDLRTRRARTAEREVDLSAREFALAEAFLRNPGQVLSREQLLSRVWGYDFDPGSNVVDVYVRYLRNKLGAEHFVTVRGMGYRLADVAR; translated from the coding sequence GTGAGCCAGATCCTCGTCGCCGAGGACGAGACCCGCATCGCGTCGTTCGTGGCCAAGGGGCTGCGCGCGGCGGGATACGCCAGCACGACCGTCGCGACGGGACGGGAGGCTCTCGACCTCGCCGGCACCGGTGACTTCGCGCTCCTCGTGCTCGACCTGGGCCTGCCCGACCAGGACGGCTTCACCGTGCTGCGGTGCCTGCGGGAGACGGGCAACGCGATCCCCGTCATCATCCTCACCGCGCGCACGTCGGTCACCGACACCGTCGCCGGGCTCGAGGGCGGCGCCGACGACTACATGGCCAAGCCGTTCCGGTTCGAGGAGCTGCTCGCGCGCATCCGGCTGCGCCTGCGCAGCGAGCCCGCGGGCGAGGTCACGGTGCTCACCCACGGCGCCCTGAGCCTCGACCTGCGCACGCGCCGCGCGCGCACCGCCGAGCGCGAGGTCGACCTCTCGGCGCGCGAGTTCGCGCTCGCCGAGGCGTTCCTGCGCAACCCCGGCCAGGTGCTGAGCCGCGAGCAGCTCCTGTCGCGCGTGTGGGGGTACGACTTCGACCCCGGCTCGAACGTCGTCGACGTGTACGTGCGCTACCTGCGCAACAAGCTCGGCGCCGAGCACTTCGTCACCGTGCGCGGCATGGGCTACCGGCTCGCCGACGTCGCCCGCTGA
- a CDS encoding adenosine deaminase, giving the protein MRDLATLPKAHLHLHFTGSMRPETLRDLAAQYGVRLPHALVDGDPLRLPPTERGWFRFQRLYDAARACVRSEADMRRIVLEAAQDDAAEGSGRLEIQVDPTSYAPFVGGITPAVEIVLDAARSASAATGTEVAVVVAASRMRHPLDARTLARLAAQYAGEGAGEVVGFGLSNDERRGDTAEFARAFAIARRAGLASVPHGGELLGPAHVHEVVRELVPDRLGHGVRSAEDRHVLDDVVDRGIALEVCPASNVSLGVYEDAGQVPLGALVDAGARVALGADDPLLFGSRLVAQYETARHDHGFSDDELAALARSSIRASRASSGTKERLLAGVDDWLAGA; this is encoded by the coding sequence GTGCGAGACCTGGCGACGCTTCCCAAGGCCCACCTGCACCTGCACTTCACCGGGTCGATGCGCCCGGAGACGCTGCGCGACCTCGCCGCGCAGTACGGCGTGCGCCTGCCGCACGCGCTCGTCGACGGCGACCCGCTCCGGCTCCCCCCGACCGAGCGCGGCTGGTTCCGGTTCCAGCGCCTGTACGACGCCGCGCGCGCGTGCGTGCGCTCGGAGGCCGACATGCGCCGCATCGTGCTGGAGGCCGCGCAGGACGACGCGGCCGAGGGGTCGGGGCGCCTCGAGATCCAGGTGGACCCGACGTCGTACGCGCCGTTCGTCGGCGGCATCACCCCGGCGGTGGAGATCGTGCTCGACGCGGCGCGGTCCGCGAGCGCCGCGACGGGGACGGAGGTCGCGGTGGTCGTGGCGGCGTCGCGCATGCGGCACCCGCTGGACGCGCGCACGCTCGCGCGCCTCGCGGCGCAGTACGCGGGCGAGGGGGCGGGCGAGGTCGTGGGGTTCGGCCTGAGCAACGACGAGCGCCGCGGGGACACCGCGGAGTTCGCGCGCGCGTTCGCCATCGCGCGGCGCGCCGGGCTCGCGTCCGTGCCGCACGGGGGCGAGCTGCTCGGGCCGGCGCACGTGCACGAGGTGGTGCGCGAGCTCGTCCCGGACCGGCTGGGCCACGGCGTGCGGTCCGCGGAGGACCGGCACGTGCTGGACGACGTCGTGGACCGCGGGATCGCGCTCGAGGTGTGCCCGGCGTCCAACGTCTCCCTCGGGGTGTACGAGGACGCCGGTCAGGTGCCGCTCGGGGCGCTCGTCGACGCCGGGGCCCGGGTCGCGCTCGGCGCGGACGACCCCCTGCTCTTCGGGTCCCGCCTCGTGGCGCAGTACGAGACGGCGCGCCACGACCACGGGTTCTCCGACGACGAGCTCGCCGCGCTGGCGCGGTCGTCGATCCGGGCGAGCCGGGCGTCGTCGGGCACGAAGGAGCGCCTGCTGGCCGGCGTCGACGACTGGCTCGCGGGAGCCTGA
- a CDS encoding response regulator transcription factor, translating into MSPTGDGVVRVLVVDDHPVVRSGITGMLAAEPDLEVVGEAGDGEQAVALARELAPDVVLMDLRMPVLDGVGATTAIVGAPGRGAGRGGAAGGPRVVVLTTYETDADILRAVEAGATGYLLKDTPRDELVAGVRAAARGQTVLAPSVATRLVTSVRGADRLTDREVEVLRLVARGLSNAAVGQELFIAEATVKTHLLRAFAKLGVDDRTAAVTVAMQRGFLTGT; encoded by the coding sequence ATGAGCCCGACCGGGGACGGCGTCGTCCGGGTGCTCGTCGTGGACGACCACCCGGTCGTGCGCTCGGGGATCACCGGCATGCTGGCCGCCGAGCCCGACCTGGAGGTCGTCGGCGAGGCGGGCGACGGCGAGCAGGCTGTGGCGCTCGCCCGCGAGCTGGCGCCCGACGTGGTGCTCATGGACCTGCGGATGCCCGTGCTCGACGGCGTCGGCGCGACGACGGCCATCGTCGGCGCGCCCGGCCGGGGCGCGGGGCGCGGCGGCGCGGCCGGCGGCCCGCGCGTCGTCGTGCTCACGACGTACGAGACCGACGCCGACATCCTGCGCGCGGTCGAGGCGGGGGCCACCGGCTACCTGCTCAAGGACACGCCCCGCGACGAGCTGGTCGCGGGGGTGCGCGCCGCGGCACGCGGGCAGACCGTGCTCGCGCCGAGCGTCGCGACCCGGCTCGTCACGTCGGTCCGCGGGGCGGACCGGCTCACGGACCGGGAGGTCGAGGTGCTGCGCCTCGTCGCGCGCGGGCTGTCGAACGCGGCGGTCGGGCAGGAGCTGTTCATCGCGGAGGCGACCGTGAAGACGCACCTGCTCCGCGCGTTCGCCAAGCTCGGGGTGGACGACCGGACCGCCGCGGTGACGGTCGCCATGCAGCGCGGGTTCCTCACTGGGACCTGA
- a CDS encoding ABC transporter permease, which translates to MTTAPTAARPTRSARPAALPGAGRLGIERTRAELRAFFRERDAVIFIFTYPLIMLAIFATVFDGQDQGTAAYSVPFAQYFLPGMIATGVMLTSFQSLAISIAVERDDGSLKRLRSTPLPPSAYFYGKVGLVLLTSVVQTGLLLALAATVYDVPMPWEMPDGGRRPATFAWVFVLGCAAGAVCGVAFSSLPRSGKSATAVVTPVVLVLQFISGVFFAFFALPSWMQTVASLFPLKWMAQGMRSVFLPEQAAALEPSGSWQHGATAAVLVAWLVVGLVVGARSFRWRRRDDG; encoded by the coding sequence GTGACCACCGCCCCGACCGCCGCCCGGCCCACGCGCTCCGCCCGACCCGCCGCCCTGCCCGGCGCCGGCCGGCTGGGGATCGAGCGCACCCGCGCGGAGCTGCGCGCGTTCTTCCGCGAGCGCGACGCCGTGATCTTCATCTTCACGTACCCGCTCATCATGCTCGCGATCTTCGCGACGGTGTTCGACGGGCAGGACCAGGGCACGGCCGCGTACTCCGTGCCGTTCGCGCAGTACTTCCTGCCCGGCATGATCGCGACCGGCGTCATGCTCACGAGCTTCCAGTCGCTCGCGATCTCCATCGCGGTCGAGCGCGACGACGGCTCGCTCAAGCGGCTGCGCTCCACCCCGCTGCCGCCGTCCGCGTACTTCTACGGCAAGGTCGGGCTCGTCCTGCTGACGTCGGTCGTGCAGACCGGTCTGCTCCTGGCGCTCGCCGCGACGGTCTACGACGTCCCCATGCCGTGGGAGATGCCCGACGGCGGCCGGCGGCCCGCGACGTTCGCCTGGGTGTTCGTGCTCGGGTGCGCCGCGGGCGCGGTGTGCGGGGTGGCGTTCTCGTCGCTGCCGCGGTCCGGCAAGTCCGCGACGGCGGTCGTCACGCCCGTCGTGCTCGTGCTGCAGTTCATCTCCGGGGTCTTCTTCGCGTTCTTCGCGCTGCCGTCGTGGATGCAGACCGTCGCGTCCCTGTTCCCCCTCAAGTGGATGGCGCAGGGCATGCGCTCGGTGTTCCTCCCGGAGCAGGCGGCGGCGCTCGAGCCGTCGGGGTCGTGGCAGCACGGCGCGACCGCTGCTGTACTGGTCGCATGGCTGGTCGTGGGGCTCGTGGTCGGTGCACGCTCGTTCCGGTGGCGGCGCCGTGACGACGGCTGA
- the secE gene encoding preprotein translocase subunit SecE: MKKKGRPSADKKPNIFARIALFVRQVVAELRKVVTPTRSELITYTTVVLVFVVVVMAFVTVLDLGIGKAVMWVFG; the protein is encoded by the coding sequence GTGAAGAAGAAGGGCCGTCCGTCCGCGGACAAGAAGCCCAACATCTTCGCGCGCATCGCCCTGTTCGTGCGCCAGGTGGTCGCCGAGCTCCGCAAGGTCGTCACGCCGACGCGCTCGGAGCTCATCACCTACACGACGGTGGTCCTGGTCTTCGTGGTCGTGGTCATGGCCTTCGTGACCGTGCTCGACCTCGGGATCGGCAAGGCCGTCATGTGGGTCTTCGGCTAG
- the rplK gene encoding 50S ribosomal protein L11 translates to MPPKKKVSGLIKLQIQAGAATPAPPIGPALGQHGVNIMEFCKAYNAATESQRGNVIPVEITVYEDRSFTFVTKTPPAAELIKKAAGVQKGSATPHTVKVAKITADQVREIAQTKLEDLNANDLDAASKIIAGTARSMGITVEG, encoded by the coding sequence ATGCCTCCCAAGAAGAAGGTCTCCGGCCTCATCAAGCTCCAGATCCAGGCCGGTGCGGCGACGCCCGCCCCGCCGATCGGCCCCGCGCTCGGTCAGCACGGCGTGAACATCATGGAGTTCTGCAAGGCCTACAACGCGGCGACCGAGTCGCAGCGCGGCAACGTCATCCCCGTGGAGATCACGGTCTACGAGGACCGTTCGTTCACGTTCGTGACGAAGACCCCGCCGGCCGCGGAGCTCATCAAGAAGGCCGCGGGCGTGCAGAAGGGCTCGGCCACGCCGCACACCGTCAAGGTCGCGAAGATCACCGCCGACCAGGTGCGCGAGATCGCCCAGACCAAGCTCGAGGACCTCAACGCGAACGACCTCGACGCCGCGTCGAAGATCATCGCGGGCACGGCCCGCTCGATGGGCATCACCGTCGAGGGCTGA
- a CDS encoding ABC transporter ATP-binding protein gives MTTTSLPTGSPTAGARQSGPAVEVRGLRKSYGAKRAVDGVDLRVERGEIFAVLGPNGAGKTTTVEILEGFRRRDAGEVLVLGEDPQTAGRAWRSRIGVVLQDSRDQAELTVAEIVRHFATFYPAPRDPDEVIDAVGLREKARTRTRQLSGGQRRRLDVALGIVGRPELLFLDEPTTGFDPQARRAFWALVRSLREDGTTILLTTHYLDEAAHLADRAAVVRAGRVVALDAPDRLGGPDARRPEVRWLDDGAWRSERTDSPTALVASLAARFAGPDGEVPGLAVTRPSLEDVYLELIGEPTTAPAAPPARTPAPDSPDSPGAPAGDRTPDGTTAVVPEEARK, from the coding sequence ATGACGACGACATCCCTCCCCACCGGCTCCCCCACCGCGGGCGCCCGGCAGAGCGGCCCGGCCGTCGAGGTCCGTGGCCTGCGCAAGAGCTACGGCGCCAAGCGGGCGGTCGACGGCGTCGACCTGCGGGTCGAGCGCGGCGAGATCTTCGCCGTCCTCGGGCCCAACGGCGCCGGCAAGACGACGACCGTCGAGATCCTCGAGGGCTTCCGGCGCCGCGACGCGGGCGAGGTCCTCGTGCTCGGCGAGGACCCCCAGACCGCCGGCCGCGCCTGGCGCTCGCGCATCGGCGTCGTGCTCCAGGACTCGCGCGACCAGGCCGAGCTCACGGTCGCCGAGATCGTCCGGCACTTCGCGACGTTCTACCCCGCGCCGCGGGATCCGGACGAGGTGATCGACGCCGTCGGGCTGCGCGAGAAGGCCCGGACCCGCACGCGCCAGCTCTCCGGCGGCCAGCGTCGCCGCCTGGACGTCGCGCTCGGCATCGTGGGGCGGCCGGAGCTGCTGTTCCTCGACGAGCCGACGACCGGGTTCGACCCGCAGGCCCGCCGCGCGTTCTGGGCGCTGGTCCGCTCGCTGCGCGAGGACGGCACGACGATCCTGCTCACCACGCACTACCTGGACGAGGCCGCGCACCTGGCCGACCGCGCGGCCGTCGTGCGCGCGGGCCGGGTCGTCGCGCTCGACGCGCCCGACCGCCTCGGCGGCCCGGACGCGCGCCGTCCGGAGGTCCGCTGGCTGGACGACGGCGCCTGGCGGTCGGAGCGCACCGACTCCCCCACCGCTCTCGTCGCGTCCCTCGCCGCGCGCTTCGCCGGCCCCGACGGCGAGGTCCCCGGCCTCGCGGTGACCCGCCCGAGCCTGGAGGACGTCTACCTCGAGCTCATCGGCGAGCCGACCACGGCACCCGCCGCCCCGCCCGCCCGCACGCCCGCGCCTGACTCCCCCGACTCCCCCGGCGCGCCCGCCGGGGACCGCACGCCCGACGGCACGACCGCCGTCGTCCCCGAGGAGGCCCGCAAGTGA
- a CDS encoding sensor histidine kinase, with protein sequence MTTAETPPPGGAVAGVVDTADAATAQLDGTWARDVRWWDVAFSVIVVLSALALLTADVRGTALAVSLAAVAVILVGYLGWGRRAARTRDQVTAHVYLVVAVACTLVVVGQDALGTLLLFAVFTQIWMLSEHLWAQVVLCVALAAGTALALAFDPATGRVEPDELASSAPQMGVALAFALSLGLWTAHTMRQAERHARLVDELRATQAELGRASHEAGVLAERERVAQEIHDTLAQGFTSVVMLAQAASADLDRGAADAARERLALVESTARDNLAEARALVAASAPAPLQGGTLSEALRRLAGRFAEETGTRVELTAPEALRLSSADDVVLLRSAQEALANVRRHAAAAAVRVDLRQDGEGTVLEVSDDGRGLPADASGFTEGYGLRGMRERVAAEGGSLEVGPAPGGGTRVAVRLPAGASPDGPATGARATTRAGDVR encoded by the coding sequence GTGACGACGGCTGAGACGCCGCCGCCGGGCGGGGCGGTCGCGGGGGTGGTCGACACCGCCGACGCCGCGACCGCCCAGCTCGACGGCACGTGGGCGCGCGACGTGCGCTGGTGGGACGTGGCGTTCTCCGTCATCGTCGTGCTCAGCGCGCTCGCGCTCCTCACCGCGGACGTCCGCGGTACGGCGCTCGCGGTCTCGCTCGCGGCGGTCGCCGTGATCCTCGTCGGATACCTCGGCTGGGGACGACGGGCCGCGCGGACGCGGGACCAGGTGACGGCCCACGTGTACCTCGTCGTCGCGGTCGCCTGCACGCTCGTCGTCGTCGGGCAGGACGCCCTCGGCACGCTCCTGCTGTTCGCGGTGTTCACGCAGATCTGGATGCTCTCGGAGCACCTGTGGGCACAGGTGGTGCTGTGCGTCGCGCTCGCCGCGGGCACCGCGCTCGCGCTCGCGTTCGACCCGGCGACGGGCCGGGTCGAGCCGGACGAGCTCGCGAGCTCCGCCCCGCAGATGGGGGTCGCGCTCGCGTTCGCGCTGAGCCTCGGGCTGTGGACGGCGCACACGATGCGCCAGGCGGAGCGGCACGCCCGTCTGGTCGACGAGCTGCGCGCGACGCAGGCCGAGCTCGGCCGCGCCTCCCACGAGGCGGGGGTGCTCGCCGAGCGCGAGCGCGTCGCCCAGGAGATCCACGACACGCTCGCGCAGGGGTTCACGAGCGTGGTCATGCTCGCGCAGGCCGCGAGCGCCGACCTCGACCGGGGCGCCGCCGACGCCGCGCGCGAGCGGCTCGCGCTCGTGGAGTCGACGGCGCGCGACAACCTCGCCGAGGCGCGCGCGCTCGTCGCCGCCTCGGCCCCCGCACCGCTGCAGGGCGGCACGCTGAGCGAGGCCCTGCGCCGGCTCGCGGGCCGGTTCGCGGAGGAGACCGGGACGCGCGTCGAGCTCACGGCGCCGGAGGCCCTCCGGCTGTCGAGCGCGGACGACGTCGTCCTCCTGCGGTCCGCCCAGGAGGCGCTCGCGAACGTCCGGCGGCACGCGGCCGCGGCGGCCGTGCGCGTGGACCTCCGGCAGGACGGGGAGGGGACGGTCCTCGAGGTGTCCGACGACGGGCGCGGCCTGCCCGCGGACGCGTCGGGGTTCACCGAGGGCTACGGGCTGCGGGGCATGCGGGAGCGCGTGGCGGCGGAGGGCGGGAGCCTCGAGGTGGGGCCGGCTCCCGGCGGCGGGACGCGCGTCGCGGTGCGTCTGCCCGCCGGCGCGTCGCCGGACGGACCGGCCACGGGCGCGCGCGCGACGACGCGGGCGGGAGACGTGCGATGA
- the rplA gene encoding 50S ribosomal protein L1, translating into MATRSKAYRNAEEKIDRERLYAPLEAVRLAKETSTVKYDATVEVVFRLGVDPRKADQMVRGTVNLPHGTGKTARVIVFANAAKAEEARAAGADEVGGDDLIEKVAGGYTDFDAAVATPDLMGKVGRLGKVLGPRGLMPNPKTGTVTMDVAKAVSDIKGGKIEFRVDKHANLHFIIGKVSFDEKALVENYAAALEEVLRLKPSSSKGRYITKATLTTTMGPGIPLDQSKTTKLLEDDAA; encoded by the coding sequence ATGGCAACGCGCAGCAAGGCGTACCGCAACGCCGAGGAGAAGATCGACCGCGAGCGTCTCTACGCGCCGCTCGAGGCGGTCCGTCTCGCCAAGGAGACGTCGACCGTGAAGTACGACGCGACCGTCGAGGTCGTGTTCCGCCTGGGTGTCGACCCGCGCAAGGCGGACCAGATGGTCCGCGGCACGGTCAACCTGCCCCACGGCACGGGCAAGACGGCCCGCGTCATCGTCTTCGCGAACGCGGCGAAGGCTGAGGAGGCCCGTGCGGCCGGCGCCGACGAGGTCGGCGGCGACGACCTCATCGAGAAGGTCGCCGGTGGCTACACCGACTTCGACGCCGCCGTGGCGACGCCGGACCTCATGGGCAAGGTCGGCCGCCTGGGCAAGGTGCTCGGTCCCCGTGGTCTCATGCCGAACCCGAAGACCGGCACCGTGACGATGGACGTGGCGAAGGCCGTGTCCGACATCAAGGGCGGCAAGATCGAGTTCCGCGTCGACAAGCACGCGAACCTGCACTTCATCATCGGCAAGGTCTCGTTCGACGAGAAGGCGCTCGTGGAGAACTACGCGGCGGCCCTCGAAGAGGTCCTGCGTCTCAAGCCGTCGTCCTCGAAGGGCCGGTACATCACCAAGGCCACGCTGACGACGACGATGGGCCCCGGCATCCCGCTGGACCAGTCCAAGACGACGAAGCTGCTGGAGGACGACGCCGCCTGA
- the nusG gene encoding transcription termination/antitermination protein NusG yields the protein MSQESLDQTENVDPTQPEGAQDDVEETTDVPAVDEADETADADAAVDEVDEDASEDEASEDDRPADEDGDVIEDPVAEFKRTLRTQLGDWYVIHSYAGYENRVKANLENRIQSLNMEDYIFQIEVPMEEVAEIKNAQKKIVRRVRIPGYVLVRMDLTDESWGAVRHTPGVTGFVGHTHQPVPLTLDEVFSMLAPMLAPAPEPGKPAQAAAKAPVEVDFTVGESVTVTDGPFDTLPATISEINVENQKLKVLVSIFGRETPVELSFNQVAKI from the coding sequence GTGTCCCAGGAGTCGCTGGACCAGACGGAGAACGTCGACCCGACGCAGCCCGAGGGTGCCCAGGACGACGTCGAGGAGACCACGGACGTCCCGGCGGTCGACGAGGCTGACGAGACGGCCGACGCGGACGCCGCGGTCGACGAGGTGGACGAGGACGCGTCGGAGGACGAGGCGTCGGAGGACGACCGTCCCGCCGACGAGGACGGCGACGTCATCGAAGACCCGGTCGCGGAGTTCAAGCGCACGCTCCGCACGCAGCTCGGCGACTGGTACGTCATCCACTCCTACGCGGGCTACGAGAACCGTGTGAAGGCCAACCTGGAGAACCGCATCCAGAGCCTGAACATGGAGGACTACATCTTCCAGATCGAGGTCCCCATGGAGGAGGTGGCCGAGATCAAGAACGCGCAGAAGAAGATCGTCCGACGCGTGCGCATCCCGGGCTACGTCCTCGTCCGCATGGACCTCACCGACGAGTCGTGGGGCGCCGTGCGCCACACCCCGGGTGTCACCGGCTTCGTCGGACACACCCACCAGCCCGTGCCGCTGACGCTCGACGAGGTCTTCTCTATGCTCGCGCCGATGCTGGCCCCCGCCCCGGAGCCCGGCAAGCCCGCCCAGGCCGCCGCGAAGGCACCGGTCGAGGTCGACTTCACGGTCGGCGAGTCGGTCACCGTCACGGACGGCCCGTTCGACACGCTGCCTGCCACGATCTCCGAGATCAACGTCGAGAACCAGAAGCTCAAGGTCCTCGTCTCCATCTTCGGCCGGGAGACCCCGGTCGAGCTGTCGTTCAACCAGGTCGCCAAGATCTGA